In Catharus ustulatus isolate bCatUst1 chromosome 28, bCatUst1.pri.v2, whole genome shotgun sequence, one DNA window encodes the following:
- the TTC12 gene encoding tetratricopeptide repeat protein 12 isoform X2, whose product MLRDQDTEADFQRFLRRVDDVTNLLQGLSSPDGAVRDKAIAETEKRLQEQGGSREEEEEEESRTTLNRTLINTSGSARAEAVDAGGFLAALEKDAKERAQRRRRNEQLANALKEQGNEAFRAGDFALAIQRYSQGLDRLRDKQELYTNRAQAYLKLHEYEKAISDCEWALKCNKNCIKAYFLMGKAHLALQHFPESRQCYEKMLQIDPQKENLFKECVEEARLEEKRLREEQGAERVAQAGSAAAASIQELLQRISSPGQHLLYYTGAIRLLAEAVSSGSGQTFFRTNNGFSILRNETVRGAFCAESRSPAEVELCVSLLLLWRAACAGNEENQKLLLAQPAVSAQLAELLCSGTPQIHRDTLALISLFSEHQRGRRLLLRQDLSRWLQILLAFVKCTDARADSAMNILSDLAGEQRFQAQCQAKFSTDVLPLFTQLLVCARQVKQAALARAVAVLGSLCADVGLRAQLAQSRECWQGCLQLLDGCPAGSSPGYLQCVFAVLGLMMNLLLESNSTIQRAIGVLSRVLPASPSAVEEVLRGGVVKKMLKFLKAGGQLTCSYAIKTLASCTQSSRRAQEELLKWDKRFQVLLRLLEAGDELLVGNAAFCLSQCLQVPGAASALLGSSVVQLLLRQAGGDARRSSVQQNSAIALGRLCVAEPRHLQQLRKLNGLAILNSCMKYLPS is encoded by the exons ATGCTGCGTGACCAGGACACCGAGGCGGATTTCCAGCGCTTCCTGCGCCGTGTGGACGATGTCA CCAATTTGCTGCAAGGGCTGAGCTCCCCGGACGGGGCAGTCAGGGACAAAGCCATTGCTGAGACAGAGAAaaggctccaggagcagggaggcagccgggaggaggaggaggaggaggagagcaggaccACGCTCAACAGAACCCTCATCAACACCTCT gGCTCGGCGAGGGCAGAGGCAGTGGATGCAG GTGGattcctggcagctctggagaaGGATGCCAAGGAGCgagcccagaggaggaggaggaatgagCAGCTGGCAAATG CCCTGAAGGAGCAGGGGAACGAAGCCTTCAGGGCAGGAGACTTTGCCCTGGCCATCCAGAGGTACTCCCAGGGGCTGGACAGGCTCAGGGACAAGCAGGAGCTCTACACAAACAGGGCACAG GCCTACCTGAAGCTCCATGAGTATGAGAAAGCCATCAGTGACTGTGAGTGGGCATTAAAG TGCAATAAAAACTGCATTAAAGCCTATTTCCTCATGGGGAAAGCTCACCTGGCCCTGCAGCACTTCCCTGAG agcaggcagtgctaTGAGAAGATGCTGCAGATTGACCCCCAAAAGGAAAACCTGTTTAAAG AGTGTGTGGaggaggccaggctggaggagaagaggctgagagaggagcagggagcagagagggtagcccaggctgggagtgctgctgctgcctccatccaggagctgctgcagaggatcagcagccctggccagcaccTGCTGTATTACACTGGGGCCAtcaggctgctggcagaggctgtGAGCTCTG GCTCTGGGCAAACATTCTTCAGGACAAACAATGGCTTCAGTATCCTCAGGAACGAGACTGTCAGAGG GGCCTTCTGTGCAGAGAGCAGAAGCCCAGCTGAGGTGGAGCTGTGtgtttccctcctgctgctgtggagagctgcctgtgctggcaaTG aagagaaccagaagctgctgctggcccagcctgCAGTGAGtgcccagctggcagagctgctctgctctggcacccCCCAGatccacagggacaccctggctCTGATTTCCCTCTTCTCAGAGCACCAGAGGGGCCGGaggctgctgctcaggcaggaCCTGAGCAG ATGGTTGCAGATTTTGCTGGCATTTGTCAAGTGCACTGATGCAAGGGCTGACAGTGCCATGAACATCCTGTCTGACTTAGCTGGGGAGCAAAG GTTCCAAGCCCAGTGTCAGGCAAAGTTTTCCACAGATGTTTTACCTTTATTCACCCAGTTGCTG gtgtgtgccaggcagGTGAagcaggcagccctggcccgTGCTGTGGCCGTGCTGGGCAGTCTGTGTGCAGATGTGGGGctgagggcacagctggctcagagcagggagtgctggcagggctgcctgcagctgctg GATGGgtgccctgctggcagcagccctgggtaCCTGCAGTGTGTGtttgcagtgctggggctgatGATGAACCTGCTGCTCGAGTCCAACAGCACCATCCAG aGAGCCATTGGGGTGCTGAGCCGTGTCCTGCCAGCGTCCCCCTCAGCAGTGGAGGAGGTGCTGAGAGGGGGAGTGGTGAAGAAAATGCTCAAATTCTTGAAA GCTGGAGGACAGCTCACCTGCAGCTATGCCATAAAAACCCTTGccagctgcacccagagcagcaggagggctcaggaggagctgctgaagtgGGATAAGA GgttccaggtgctgctgaggctgctggaggcAGGGGATGAGCTGCTGGTGGGCAATGCAGCTTTCTGCCTCAGCCAGTGCCTGCAGGTGCCCggggcagcctcagccctgctgggctccagcgtggtgcagctgctgctcaggcaggCAGGGGGAGATGCTCggaggagctctgtgcagcagaacTCAGCCATTgccctgggcaggctctgcGTGGCTGAGCCGAG gcacctgcagcagctgaggaagctCAATGGCTTGGCCATCCTGAACTCCTGCATGAAATACCTGCCCAGCTGA
- the TTC12 gene encoding tetratricopeptide repeat protein 12 isoform X1, whose product MLRDQDTEADFQRFLRRVDDVTNLLQGLSSPDGAVRDKAIAETEKRLQEQGGSREEEEEEESRTTLNRTLINTSGSARAEAVDAGGFLAALEKDAKERAQRRRRNEQLANALKEQGNEAFRAGDFALAIQRYSQGLDRLRDKQELYTNRAQAYLKLHEYEKAISDCEWALKCNKNCIKAYFLMGKAHLALQHFPESRQCYEKMLQIDPQKENLFKECVEEARLEEKRLREEQGAERVAQAGSAAAASIQELLQRISSPGQHLLYYTGAIRLLAEAVSSGSGQTFFRTNNGFSILRNETVRGAFCAESRSPAEVELCVSLLLLWRAACAGNEENQKLLLAQPAVSAQLAELLCSGTPQIHRDTLALISLFSEHQRGRRLLLRQDLSRWLQILLAFVKCTDARADSAMNILSDLAGEQRFQAQCQAKFSTDVLPLFTQLLVCARQVKQAALARAVAVLGSLCADVGLRAQLAQSRECWQGCLQLLDGCPAGSSPGYLQCVFAVLGLMMNLLLESNSTIQDLAVPISGRCLALLSHQDGRIVTRAIGVLSRVLPASPSAVEEVLRGGVVKKMLKFLKAGGQLTCSYAIKTLASCTQSSRRAQEELLKWDKRFQVLLRLLEAGDELLVGNAAFCLSQCLQVPGAASALLGSSVVQLLLRQAGGDARRSSVQQNSAIALGRLCVAEPRHLQQLRKLNGLAILNSCMKYLPS is encoded by the exons ATGCTGCGTGACCAGGACACCGAGGCGGATTTCCAGCGCTTCCTGCGCCGTGTGGACGATGTCA CCAATTTGCTGCAAGGGCTGAGCTCCCCGGACGGGGCAGTCAGGGACAAAGCCATTGCTGAGACAGAGAAaaggctccaggagcagggaggcagccgggaggaggaggaggaggaggagagcaggaccACGCTCAACAGAACCCTCATCAACACCTCT gGCTCGGCGAGGGCAGAGGCAGTGGATGCAG GTGGattcctggcagctctggagaaGGATGCCAAGGAGCgagcccagaggaggaggaggaatgagCAGCTGGCAAATG CCCTGAAGGAGCAGGGGAACGAAGCCTTCAGGGCAGGAGACTTTGCCCTGGCCATCCAGAGGTACTCCCAGGGGCTGGACAGGCTCAGGGACAAGCAGGAGCTCTACACAAACAGGGCACAG GCCTACCTGAAGCTCCATGAGTATGAGAAAGCCATCAGTGACTGTGAGTGGGCATTAAAG TGCAATAAAAACTGCATTAAAGCCTATTTCCTCATGGGGAAAGCTCACCTGGCCCTGCAGCACTTCCCTGAG agcaggcagtgctaTGAGAAGATGCTGCAGATTGACCCCCAAAAGGAAAACCTGTTTAAAG AGTGTGTGGaggaggccaggctggaggagaagaggctgagagaggagcagggagcagagagggtagcccaggctgggagtgctgctgctgcctccatccaggagctgctgcagaggatcagcagccctggccagcaccTGCTGTATTACACTGGGGCCAtcaggctgctggcagaggctgtGAGCTCTG GCTCTGGGCAAACATTCTTCAGGACAAACAATGGCTTCAGTATCCTCAGGAACGAGACTGTCAGAGG GGCCTTCTGTGCAGAGAGCAGAAGCCCAGCTGAGGTGGAGCTGTGtgtttccctcctgctgctgtggagagctgcctgtgctggcaaTG aagagaaccagaagctgctgctggcccagcctgCAGTGAGtgcccagctggcagagctgctctgctctggcacccCCCAGatccacagggacaccctggctCTGATTTCCCTCTTCTCAGAGCACCAGAGGGGCCGGaggctgctgctcaggcaggaCCTGAGCAG ATGGTTGCAGATTTTGCTGGCATTTGTCAAGTGCACTGATGCAAGGGCTGACAGTGCCATGAACATCCTGTCTGACTTAGCTGGGGAGCAAAG GTTCCAAGCCCAGTGTCAGGCAAAGTTTTCCACAGATGTTTTACCTTTATTCACCCAGTTGCTG gtgtgtgccaggcagGTGAagcaggcagccctggcccgTGCTGTGGCCGTGCTGGGCAGTCTGTGTGCAGATGTGGGGctgagggcacagctggctcagagcagggagtgctggcagggctgcctgcagctgctg GATGGgtgccctgctggcagcagccctgggtaCCTGCAGTGTGTGtttgcagtgctggggctgatGATGAACCTGCTGCTCGAGTCCAACAGCACCATCCAG GACTTAGCTGTGCCCATCAGTGGCCggtgcctggctctgctcagccacCAGGACGGGAGGATTGTCACC aGAGCCATTGGGGTGCTGAGCCGTGTCCTGCCAGCGTCCCCCTCAGCAGTGGAGGAGGTGCTGAGAGGGGGAGTGGTGAAGAAAATGCTCAAATTCTTGAAA GCTGGAGGACAGCTCACCTGCAGCTATGCCATAAAAACCCTTGccagctgcacccagagcagcaggagggctcaggaggagctgctgaagtgGGATAAGA GgttccaggtgctgctgaggctgctggaggcAGGGGATGAGCTGCTGGTGGGCAATGCAGCTTTCTGCCTCAGCCAGTGCCTGCAGGTGCCCggggcagcctcagccctgctgggctccagcgtggtgcagctgctgctcaggcaggCAGGGGGAGATGCTCggaggagctctgtgcagcagaacTCAGCCATTgccctgggcaggctctgcGTGGCTGAGCCGAG gcacctgcagcagctgaggaagctCAATGGCTTGGCCATCCTGAACTCCTGCATGAAATACCTGCCCAGCTGA
- the TTC12 gene encoding tetratricopeptide repeat protein 12 isoform X3 encodes MLRDQDTEADFQRFLRRVDDVTNLLQGLSSPDGAVRDKAIAETEKRLQEQGGSREEEEEEESRTTLNRTLINTSGSARAEAVDAGGFLAALEKDAKERAQRRRRNEQLANALKEQGNEAFRAGDFALAIQRYSQGLDRLRDKQELYTNRAQAYLKLHEYEKAISDCEWALKCNKNCIKAYFLMGKAHLALQHFPESRQCYEKMLQIDPQKENLFKECVEEARLEEKRLREEQGAERVAQAGSAAAASIQELLQRISSPGQHLLYYTGAIRLLAEAVSSGSGQTFFRTNNGFSILRNETVRGAFCAESRSPAEVELCVSLLLLWRAACAGNEENQKLLLAQPAVSAQLAELLCSGTPQIHRDTLALISLFSEHQRGRRLLLRQDLSRWLQILLAFVKCTDARADSAMNILSDLAGEQRFQAQCQAKFSTDVLPLFTQLLDGCPAGSSPGYLQCVFAVLGLMMNLLLESNSTIQDLAVPISGRCLALLSHQDGRIVTRAIGVLSRVLPASPSAVEEVLRGGVVKKMLKFLKAGGQLTCSYAIKTLASCTQSSRRAQEELLKWDKRFQVLLRLLEAGDELLVGNAAFCLSQCLQVPGAASALLGSSVVQLLLRQAGGDARRSSVQQNSAIALGRLCVAEPRHLQQLRKLNGLAILNSCMKYLPS; translated from the exons ATGCTGCGTGACCAGGACACCGAGGCGGATTTCCAGCGCTTCCTGCGCCGTGTGGACGATGTCA CCAATTTGCTGCAAGGGCTGAGCTCCCCGGACGGGGCAGTCAGGGACAAAGCCATTGCTGAGACAGAGAAaaggctccaggagcagggaggcagccgggaggaggaggaggaggaggagagcaggaccACGCTCAACAGAACCCTCATCAACACCTCT gGCTCGGCGAGGGCAGAGGCAGTGGATGCAG GTGGattcctggcagctctggagaaGGATGCCAAGGAGCgagcccagaggaggaggaggaatgagCAGCTGGCAAATG CCCTGAAGGAGCAGGGGAACGAAGCCTTCAGGGCAGGAGACTTTGCCCTGGCCATCCAGAGGTACTCCCAGGGGCTGGACAGGCTCAGGGACAAGCAGGAGCTCTACACAAACAGGGCACAG GCCTACCTGAAGCTCCATGAGTATGAGAAAGCCATCAGTGACTGTGAGTGGGCATTAAAG TGCAATAAAAACTGCATTAAAGCCTATTTCCTCATGGGGAAAGCTCACCTGGCCCTGCAGCACTTCCCTGAG agcaggcagtgctaTGAGAAGATGCTGCAGATTGACCCCCAAAAGGAAAACCTGTTTAAAG AGTGTGTGGaggaggccaggctggaggagaagaggctgagagaggagcagggagcagagagggtagcccaggctgggagtgctgctgctgcctccatccaggagctgctgcagaggatcagcagccctggccagcaccTGCTGTATTACACTGGGGCCAtcaggctgctggcagaggctgtGAGCTCTG GCTCTGGGCAAACATTCTTCAGGACAAACAATGGCTTCAGTATCCTCAGGAACGAGACTGTCAGAGG GGCCTTCTGTGCAGAGAGCAGAAGCCCAGCTGAGGTGGAGCTGTGtgtttccctcctgctgctgtggagagctgcctgtgctggcaaTG aagagaaccagaagctgctgctggcccagcctgCAGTGAGtgcccagctggcagagctgctctgctctggcacccCCCAGatccacagggacaccctggctCTGATTTCCCTCTTCTCAGAGCACCAGAGGGGCCGGaggctgctgctcaggcaggaCCTGAGCAG ATGGTTGCAGATTTTGCTGGCATTTGTCAAGTGCACTGATGCAAGGGCTGACAGTGCCATGAACATCCTGTCTGACTTAGCTGGGGAGCAAAG GTTCCAAGCCCAGTGTCAGGCAAAGTTTTCCACAGATGTTTTACCTTTATTCACCCAGTTGCTG GATGGgtgccctgctggcagcagccctgggtaCCTGCAGTGTGTGtttgcagtgctggggctgatGATGAACCTGCTGCTCGAGTCCAACAGCACCATCCAG GACTTAGCTGTGCCCATCAGTGGCCggtgcctggctctgctcagccacCAGGACGGGAGGATTGTCACC aGAGCCATTGGGGTGCTGAGCCGTGTCCTGCCAGCGTCCCCCTCAGCAGTGGAGGAGGTGCTGAGAGGGGGAGTGGTGAAGAAAATGCTCAAATTCTTGAAA GCTGGAGGACAGCTCACCTGCAGCTATGCCATAAAAACCCTTGccagctgcacccagagcagcaggagggctcaggaggagctgctgaagtgGGATAAGA GgttccaggtgctgctgaggctgctggaggcAGGGGATGAGCTGCTGGTGGGCAATGCAGCTTTCTGCCTCAGCCAGTGCCTGCAGGTGCCCggggcagcctcagccctgctgggctccagcgtggtgcagctgctgctcaggcaggCAGGGGGAGATGCTCggaggagctctgtgcagcagaacTCAGCCATTgccctgggcaggctctgcGTGGCTGAGCCGAG gcacctgcagcagctgaggaagctCAATGGCTTGGCCATCCTGAACTCCTGCATGAAATACCTGCCCAGCTGA
- the TTC12 gene encoding tetratricopeptide repeat protein 12 isoform X4 yields the protein MLRDQDTEADFQRFLRRVDDVTNLLQGLSSPDGAVRDKAIAETEKRLQEQGGSREEEEEEESRTTLNRTLINTSGSARAEAVDAGGFLAALEKDAKERAQRRRRNEQLANALKEQGNEAFRAGDFALAIQRYSQGLDRLRDKQELYTNRAQAYLKLHEYEKAISDCEWALKCNKNCIKAYFLMGKAHLALQHFPESRQCYEKMLQIDPQKENLFKGSGQTFFRTNNGFSILRNETVRGAFCAESRSPAEVELCVSLLLLWRAACAGNEENQKLLLAQPAVSAQLAELLCSGTPQIHRDTLALISLFSEHQRGRRLLLRQDLSRWLQILLAFVKCTDARADSAMNILSDLAGEQRFQAQCQAKFSTDVLPLFTQLLVCARQVKQAALARAVAVLGSLCADVGLRAQLAQSRECWQGCLQLLDGCPAGSSPGYLQCVFAVLGLMMNLLLESNSTIQDLAVPISGRCLALLSHQDGRIVTRAIGVLSRVLPASPSAVEEVLRGGVVKKMLKFLKAGGQLTCSYAIKTLASCTQSSRRAQEELLKWDKRFQVLLRLLEAGDELLVGNAAFCLSQCLQVPGAASALLGSSVVQLLLRQAGGDARRSSVQQNSAIALGRLCVAEPRHLQQLRKLNGLAILNSCMKYLPS from the exons ATGCTGCGTGACCAGGACACCGAGGCGGATTTCCAGCGCTTCCTGCGCCGTGTGGACGATGTCA CCAATTTGCTGCAAGGGCTGAGCTCCCCGGACGGGGCAGTCAGGGACAAAGCCATTGCTGAGACAGAGAAaaggctccaggagcagggaggcagccgggaggaggaggaggaggaggagagcaggaccACGCTCAACAGAACCCTCATCAACACCTCT gGCTCGGCGAGGGCAGAGGCAGTGGATGCAG GTGGattcctggcagctctggagaaGGATGCCAAGGAGCgagcccagaggaggaggaggaatgagCAGCTGGCAAATG CCCTGAAGGAGCAGGGGAACGAAGCCTTCAGGGCAGGAGACTTTGCCCTGGCCATCCAGAGGTACTCCCAGGGGCTGGACAGGCTCAGGGACAAGCAGGAGCTCTACACAAACAGGGCACAG GCCTACCTGAAGCTCCATGAGTATGAGAAAGCCATCAGTGACTGTGAGTGGGCATTAAAG TGCAATAAAAACTGCATTAAAGCCTATTTCCTCATGGGGAAAGCTCACCTGGCCCTGCAGCACTTCCCTGAG agcaggcagtgctaTGAGAAGATGCTGCAGATTGACCCCCAAAAGGAAAACCTGTTTAAAG GCTCTGGGCAAACATTCTTCAGGACAAACAATGGCTTCAGTATCCTCAGGAACGAGACTGTCAGAGG GGCCTTCTGTGCAGAGAGCAGAAGCCCAGCTGAGGTGGAGCTGTGtgtttccctcctgctgctgtggagagctgcctgtgctggcaaTG aagagaaccagaagctgctgctggcccagcctgCAGTGAGtgcccagctggcagagctgctctgctctggcacccCCCAGatccacagggacaccctggctCTGATTTCCCTCTTCTCAGAGCACCAGAGGGGCCGGaggctgctgctcaggcaggaCCTGAGCAG ATGGTTGCAGATTTTGCTGGCATTTGTCAAGTGCACTGATGCAAGGGCTGACAGTGCCATGAACATCCTGTCTGACTTAGCTGGGGAGCAAAG GTTCCAAGCCCAGTGTCAGGCAAAGTTTTCCACAGATGTTTTACCTTTATTCACCCAGTTGCTG gtgtgtgccaggcagGTGAagcaggcagccctggcccgTGCTGTGGCCGTGCTGGGCAGTCTGTGTGCAGATGTGGGGctgagggcacagctggctcagagcagggagtgctggcagggctgcctgcagctgctg GATGGgtgccctgctggcagcagccctgggtaCCTGCAGTGTGTGtttgcagtgctggggctgatGATGAACCTGCTGCTCGAGTCCAACAGCACCATCCAG GACTTAGCTGTGCCCATCAGTGGCCggtgcctggctctgctcagccacCAGGACGGGAGGATTGTCACC aGAGCCATTGGGGTGCTGAGCCGTGTCCTGCCAGCGTCCCCCTCAGCAGTGGAGGAGGTGCTGAGAGGGGGAGTGGTGAAGAAAATGCTCAAATTCTTGAAA GCTGGAGGACAGCTCACCTGCAGCTATGCCATAAAAACCCTTGccagctgcacccagagcagcaggagggctcaggaggagctgctgaagtgGGATAAGA GgttccaggtgctgctgaggctgctggaggcAGGGGATGAGCTGCTGGTGGGCAATGCAGCTTTCTGCCTCAGCCAGTGCCTGCAGGTGCCCggggcagcctcagccctgctgggctccagcgtggtgcagctgctgctcaggcaggCAGGGGGAGATGCTCggaggagctctgtgcagcagaacTCAGCCATTgccctgggcaggctctgcGTGGCTGAGCCGAG gcacctgcagcagctgaggaagctCAATGGCTTGGCCATCCTGAACTCCTGCATGAAATACCTGCCCAGCTGA